The Chiloscyllium punctatum isolate Juve2018m chromosome 2, sChiPun1.3, whole genome shotgun sequence genome has a window encoding:
- the znf367 gene encoding zinc finger protein 367 isoform X2, which translates to MAENQIAGGSPKRVSVIKTTPIKPKRLDVSPTSPGFSDFMVYPWRWGENAHNVTLSPGAPFNGPGTREAQCGAAAALHRELDHLSQDGTRRGRPRAELIRDLINEGEHSSSRIRCNICNRVFPREKSLQAHKRTHTGCGSRFTHANRHCTKHPYARLRRDESSSGAKKTQAADNTAVAEWLAKYWETREQRTHPVKSTGQKADQEQQDPLEFIQSDEDEEEEKNGSHAAACRRMQEQRERLHGALALIELANLTEAQLRQ; encoded by the exons ATGGCGGAGAATCAGATCGCCGGTGGTTCTCCCAAGCGCGTGTCGGTTATTAAAACTACGCCGATTAAACCCAAGCGCCTGGATGTGAGCCCCACCAGCCCCGGCTTCAGTGATTTTATGGTGTATCCGTGGCGATGGGGTGAGAACGCCCACAATGTCACTCTCAGCCCCGGCGCCCCGTTCAACGGTCCCGGCACCAGGGAAGCCCAGTGCGGAGCAGCGGCAGCTCTGCACCGGGAGCTGGATCACCTTTCACAG GACGGAACAAGACGAGGCCGACCAAGAGCGGAGTTAATCCGCGATCTGATAAACGAGGGTGAACACTCCTCAAGCAGAATCCGCTGTAACATTTGTAACCGAGTGTTTCCTCGCGAGAAATCCTTGCAAGctcacaagagaacacacactg GCTGTGGAAGCAGATTTACACATGCAAACCGCCATTGTACCAAGCATCCTTACGCACGTTTACGGAGAGATGAGTCATCCAGTGGAGCAAAGAAAACGCAGGCTGCAGACAACACAGCTGTTGCAGAATGGCTGGCAAA ATATTGGGAAACCCGAGAACAGCGTACTCACCCTGTGAAAAGCACTGGACAGAAGGCTGACCAGGAGCAGCAGGATCCATTGGAGTTCATACAGTCCGATGAAGATGAAGAAGAGGAGAAAAATGGATCACATGCTGCAGCATGCCGACGTATGCAGGAGCAACGGGAGCGACTACATGGTGCTCTGGCTCTCATCGAGCTGGCGAACTTAACTGAAGCACAGTTGCGCCAGTAA
- the znf367 gene encoding zinc finger protein 367 isoform X1 — MAENQIAGGSPKRVSVIKTTPIKPKRLDVSPTSPGFSDFMVYPWRWGENAHNVTLSPGAPFNGPGTREAQCGAAAALHRELDHLSQDGTRRGRPRAELIRDLINEGEHSSSRIRCNICNRVFPREKSLQAHKRTHTGERPYLCDYPNCGKAFVQSGQLKTHQRLHTGEKPFVCSETGCGSRFTHANRHCTKHPYARLRRDESSSGAKKTQAADNTAVAEWLAKYWETREQRTHPVKSTGQKADQEQQDPLEFIQSDEDEEEEKNGSHAAACRRMQEQRERLHGALALIELANLTEAQLRQ, encoded by the exons ATGGCGGAGAATCAGATCGCCGGTGGTTCTCCCAAGCGCGTGTCGGTTATTAAAACTACGCCGATTAAACCCAAGCGCCTGGATGTGAGCCCCACCAGCCCCGGCTTCAGTGATTTTATGGTGTATCCGTGGCGATGGGGTGAGAACGCCCACAATGTCACTCTCAGCCCCGGCGCCCCGTTCAACGGTCCCGGCACCAGGGAAGCCCAGTGCGGAGCAGCGGCAGCTCTGCACCGGGAGCTGGATCACCTTTCACAG GACGGAACAAGACGAGGCCGACCAAGAGCGGAGTTAATCCGCGATCTGATAAACGAGGGTGAACACTCCTCAAGCAGAATCCGCTGTAACATTTGTAACCGAGTGTTTCCTCGCGAGAAATCCTTGCAAGctcacaagagaacacacactg GTGAAAGACCTTATTTATGTGACTACCCAAATTGTGGGAAAGCATTTGTTCAGAGTGGACAACTAAAAACTCACCAGCGTCTTCACACTGGGGAAAAGCCATTTGTTTGTTCTGAAACTG GCTGTGGAAGCAGATTTACACATGCAAACCGCCATTGTACCAAGCATCCTTACGCACGTTTACGGAGAGATGAGTCATCCAGTGGAGCAAAGAAAACGCAGGCTGCAGACAACACAGCTGTTGCAGAATGGCTGGCAAA ATATTGGGAAACCCGAGAACAGCGTACTCACCCTGTGAAAAGCACTGGACAGAAGGCTGACCAGGAGCAGCAGGATCCATTGGAGTTCATACAGTCCGATGAAGATGAAGAAGAGGAGAAAAATGGATCACATGCTGCAGCATGCCGACGTATGCAGGAGCAACGGGAGCGACTACATGGTGCTCTGGCTCTCATCGAGCTGGCGAACTTAACTGAAGCACAGTTGCGCCAGTAA